One Candidatus Nitronauta litoralis genomic window, TCATCAGCACAGGCGATGGCCGTGTTCATGAGCAACCCATCGACCCCCAGCTCCATGGCCTTGGCTGCATCCGATGCTGTTCCGACTCCGGCATCGACAATCACCGGAACATTGACCGCTTCCAGAATCAGCCGGATGTTATATGGATTTCGAATACCCAGCCCGGACCCGATCGGTGCGGCCAGTGGCATAACGGCGCAGCACCCGATGTCTTCCAGTTTTTTGGCCAGCACCACATCGTCGCCACAATAGGGCATGACGTGAAAACCATCTTCGACCAGGATTTTTGCGGCTTCAAAAGTGCCTTCGTTATCCGGGAACAGGGTTTTTTCATCGCCAATGACTTCGATCTTGATGAAATCGCCGAGGCCCGCTTCACGAGCCAGCTTGGCTGTCATCACCGCTTCCTTGACGGTGTAGCAACCGGCGGTGTTGGGCAACAGTGTGTATTTTTCAGGGTCGATAAAATTGAGGATAGAGTCCTTGGATTTATCCAGCTCAATGCGACGTACCGCAACGGTGATCATTTCCGCACCAGAGGTTTCCAGCGCTTGCTTGTTCTGTTCGAAGGTTTCGTATTTGCCCGTTCCAACGATGAGGCGGGAATTGAATTCCTTCGGCCCCACTTTCAGGGGCTTGATTTCGCGAAACGGTTTGCTTTTAGATTCCATAATTATGTAAAACCTGTGTCGTTAAATTAAGGATTCCCGGCCTGATTAAATGTCACCGGAAAATTAATGGATATATTATCGAATAAGATGATGAATAAAGGGTCATCCTCCACCGACAGCGTGGACGATTTCCACCTTGTCACCTTCGCTGAGTTTGGTCGATTCGTGTCCGGACCGTGGAATAACCTGCAGGTTTACCGCCACAGCGACATGCGTTCCAGAGATATCAAGCTCTTTTAGAAGGGCGCTGACATTATCCGAAGCCACATCCCGAAGCTCGCCATTTACCGTCAATTGCATGCCCCGGTTCTCCCGAAAAAACAAAAATGGCCGTTCTCCCATTAGGTAGGGATACGGCCAAGTGAGGGTACACGCATTAAAATTGCGCCACTTTCCTTCGCTGGTATTAACCAGATCAGGTTCAAAGGGTCGTCTGCCAAGACTCTCAGTTCGCGTAGAACACCCCCAGTTGGCTTTGGAGCTAGCTTACTTTAAAATGATCCACTGTCAAGACATATTGACCTTTGCAAAATTTTCGGTATCCTTTCTGTTATGAAAATCCCATACACCACAAAACTCGGGCTCGTTTTTACCCTTATTCTGTCGATACTTGGCGGTTGTGCCTCCGTCCCGCAAAGAGTCTTCAAGGCCCCGGCACCTGCGGTCACAAGAGCCAGCAAGGCGTTGTTCGAAGATGCCTTTGAAGCCCAGGAAAAAGGAAAATATCGGAAGGCCATCAGTCTGTGGAAACAGTTCCTGAATGCTGAACCGGATTCGGTCCAGGGCCACAATAACCTCGGTATGGTTTTTTATGCCGAAGATCGCCTTTCGGAATCGATCAATGAACTGGAAACCGCCTGGAAACTGGCACCTAAAAATGACATCGTTCTAAGAAATCTGTCGCGGTCCCTTCAGTTTCAAGTCGCCCTTCTAAAAGAAAACAGGGAATATGAGCGGGCCATTCGGCATCTACAAAGGTTACAGGAGATTTCCAAACCGGAAGATTTCCAGAAAGTCCAGTTCATGGTCGAGGAGCTGGAAGACAGGATTTACGAACAGGTCCAGAACGCGAACACTGTCGAAAAATACCGTTGGTACCTTAAACAATACCCGACCGGCATAAACGCTGAAAAGGCTCGAAAAAAACTGGCTGTCCTCCAGGACCGGCAATCCTCTCTCATCCAGTCCTTTGAAGACCGCGAACAAGTGGACAACAGCGGTGTCCTTGAGAGTATTCCGGAGGAAGATAGTTTCGATTCCGTGGATATCAGCGAAGAAGATGTATCAGCATCTCAACCGGTGATTGCGGAAGAGCCGGTGATGGAGGAACCACCCGCGACCCCTGAAGCGGATAGAACTTCAATAGAAGAATCCCCGGTTATGGAAGAAGAGGCCGTGGGCGAGGTTAAGCAGGGAACCATGCCCGAACCTGTTGCCCAGGTACCTGCAGAGGTTGAACCGGAAAAAGGACAACAAGCACCCGATGAAGAACCCAGTGAGCTGACCGAAATTGAGCCCGCCCCAATCAAAGAACCGGAAGCCAGGGCTCCTAAAAAGTATCAGGTGGTCATTACTCTTGATAATCCTGATTCCTCTTTAAGAGTCCGAGCCGAGCCAAACACCAAAAGTCCCGTGCTTACTGGCCTTAAACATGGGCAGATGCGTTCTTATGTTGAGGAAAATAAAGGCTGGTTTAAAATCGAGTACGCACCTGGAAAATCTGGCTGGGTCAGCAAGAAATTTTCCCGAAAACTGGAACCCGGAACCAAAAAGACCGAACCACAAGCCCAGGGTTTCCCGGCAATCCGTTTAGCCGCTGCCGGGTCCTGATCCCAAAAACAAACCTAATAATTTTTTTTCACACCCAACAACCCTGATCGAGAAGAGAACGCATGACAACAAATGTAAAAGAAGACCTGGACTCACTGATTGAAAACGAATGGAACTACATTCAGGATAACCGCGCTGAGTGGAGTCTGCTCGAAGGCAAACCCGTCGACCTCGAAGTGCTTGAACACATCCTGCGCTGCATCCTGCATCTCGACAACACAAACGAAATGGGACAGGAATTCCGCGAGTGCCTGAAAGTTCAAAACCCGGATGGTGGCTGGTCGAAAGTTTCAGACTCGGACAAAACCTCGATCTGGGTCACCGCTTTTGTGGCGCTGAAACTGGCGCGCGGCAACGGGATTCTTAAAGACGCTGCCATCGCCGGGGCTGTTGACCACTGCCTGGAATCTGTCCTGAGCTGGCAAAAAGAGGACGGCCACTGGTTTGACGACGAATGGTCCAATCTCGACACCACCTGCTCGGTCACCTATTTTCTAACCATCTGGCAGGTGATGAACGACAAGCTGGGCGACGAGCGCGTCAATAAAGCGCGGGTGCGCGGTTTCGAATACATCATGTCGCAGCACCGCGATTCCGGCCTTTGGAAAGACAACAAGTTTCATCCGTCCGGAATCGAAACCACGGCGCACCTCATGCAATACACGTTGATTCCAGCCTATTTCATGGATAAGATTGATTTTGCCGAACAGTCCTGCCTGGACGCAGCGGAAGGTCTTCTGGGGGAACAAGCTGAAAACGGATCCTGGGACAATGAAAACACGGACCACACCATGGATGCGTTACGCAACCTGGTACTGGTAAGCGATTCGTTCAAGCAGCGAGATAAATACCAGGATGCCATCGAACGCGGAATCCGCTGGCTGATTGAAGTGAAAAACGACAAGGGCTGGGGAGATTTCCCGGACGAGCCGAGTAACATCGAACGCACCGCCGATGGTCTCGACACCCTGCTTAAGTACAAGCGTTATCTTGCAGGGAAACGCATGTCCGATTTCTGGGCGTTCACCAAAGAGAACTAACGGAGCCTTGACCTGACTGGGCCTTCACTTCACAAACCGCTGAAGACCCTTCAGCGTAGGGAATTTAGAAATCCAAGAATATTTTTCCAAAAACTTCAAATCACCCTGCTTCGCGTCCCTCTTTAAAAGAGGGAACATAATAGTCCGCTAAATTTGTTTTAAGTTAGCTGACCGCAAGGTCCGGGTTTTTCTTCGACCAACCTTTTAACCCAATCGACCCTTGAACGCACTCATCCTACTCGCCGGTTATGGCTCGCGCCTCTCGCGCGAAGACCTGCCGCATAAAGTCTTCCTGGATTTTGGCGGTGAATCCCTGCTAAACAAACACCTCAAGACCCTGCAAAATGCGGGTATCGAAAAAACCGTGCTGGTCGTCGGCTATAACAAGGGTGCCATAAAAGATGCTGTGGCGAAAATGGACCTCACCATGCCCATCGAGTTTATCGACAATGACGTGTACCGGACCACAGGCAACACCCTGTCGATGGTGATGGGGTTGCGCGGTATGCAGGGGGACGTTCTGGTGATGGATGGGGATCTGCTGTACCCACGCGAGGTGCTTGGGGGGTTTCTGGATAAAGCTACCGGTTCCTGCTTCGCAGTTGTACCGGTCGATATCAACGATGTCGAGTGTGCCAAGGTCCTGCTGAACAACGATGAGTCGATTGCTGCCATCATCACCAAACGTGCACTGACCGACCAGGAAAAATCAGGCTACAAATTCTCGGGAGAAGCTATCGGGTTCTTCACCCTGACCCCCCATGCGGTCGACACCATAATCAAAGCTTACGATGAACAGGAAGCGCATTACGAACCAACCCTGTGGGAAATTTTATTTTCCGAGATTGCCGACAAAACTCCACTATGCGTTTACCCTCTCGATGAAAACGGCTGCTTCGAAATCGACACCCAGGAAGATTACGAAGAAGCCCTCGCCTGCTACAACGCCAACCCGGACCGTTACTAGCCAATTCGGGAGATCCAACACAGATATCGAAAGTTTTTTGAATCCCCCTGTCAGGCAAATCGGGCATGGTAAGATGGCACTGCCATGACCGCTGAACCTCGCCCACCTGCCTTGAAGTTTGTTGCCGTCACCCTCTCATTTTTTTTGTTGCTGAACGCGTTCTGGTTTTATGGTTTCGTGCGCGATGGGTTATGGATTGCGCTTGTCGTTGGATCTGTTTTTCTCTACCGCAAAACCGGCTGGATCAATTTCAGCATTCTGGCTCTTACGTTCACGGTCCTAACGGGAACTTTGCTCGCCGCAGTACCCCGGCTGGGGCTGGACGATATGCTGTACCCGGATGCGCATTCCCGTATGGAAACACGTGATGCGGAGGGACGTTCTATTTACAAACGGAACTCACGGCTTGAAATGGAACAGCCCTTCGGTGACTTGAAGCGCATGGCCGGACCGGAACAGGAACTCGAAACCCAACCCCGCCATATCCTGTTCCAGACAGATGATCTTGGATTCAGGAATGAGAGTCCGGTCCCTGAAAACCCGCGCTGGGTACTGGTCGGCGACTCCTTTATCGCTGGCAACGGCAACTCTCAACCTGACTTGCTGGCTTCACAGTTAAAGCGGCGTGGTGTTTCCATTTACAATCTGGGCTGGCCCGGGGCGATTCCCGATTATGTCGCCAATATTGAAAAATTCAGGAAACAAAAAAACAGGGATGCAAAATTCCTGTTGTTTGTTTTCGAAGGCAACGATTTTCTTGAAAGGGAAAAGGTGCGGGTGGAAGGGCTTTCAAAAATCAAAAAAGGATGGAAACGTTTTTTCGGTGCCTATAAAAATTTTTTCCGCAATACCGATCTGTACCGCCTGACTTATATCCTGTACGCTTCAATAAAAAATAAAGTGAAACCCAAAAACAGGGTCGTCGTCCATTCCATCGGAGGCCGGCCAATCGGTTTTTACAAACGGTATCTGGAAGCCGCGCAAAGTGAACAATACACTTTCCCCCTCTGGGTGGAGGAAGAATTAAAAAGGGTGAACGGTTCCATTGCCCATGTATTTTTTATCCCGATCAAATACCGCGTCCTGCAACCGTTGTTCGACACCCCCGGGAAACCCATACCCAATGCGCCATGGCAAGCGCTTCAAAAATTGACGAGGCAATTGAACATTCCAGCGACCAACCTCACTCCACAATTGATTGAGGGCACCCGACAACTATTTAAACAAAATGGGAGACTGACTTTCTGGACAGACGACACCCACTGGAACCGAGCTGGAACAAACCTGGTTGCCCGGGTCGTATGCAACACTTTAAATGAAATGGGGTGTAAGGAGGGAAGTCTGGAAAAAAACTAAAACGTATCGGTGCTTTCGATGAGGGCAACGGCGTAGGCTGCGATGCCTTCTTCGCGTCCGGCGAAACCGAGCTTTTCCGTGGTGGTCGCTTTAATGTTGACCTGATGGATGGGAACCGAGAGGGTGGAGGCGATGTTCTGTCGCATTGCCGTGATGTGGGGCGCGAGCTTTGGTTTTTGCGCCACAATGGTCGCGTCCAGATTGCCCAGGCGAAAACCGCGTTCTTTCAACGTGCTGCCAACCCGCCCGAGTAAAATCAGACTGGAGATGTCTTTGAATTCGGAGCTGGTATCGGGAAAATGGTGACCCAGGTCCCCCGCACCACAGGCACCGAGCAAGGCATCGCAGATCGCGTGGAGCAAAGCGTCGGCATCGGAATGCCCATCCAACCCCAGTGTGTGTTCAATTTCGACACCCCCGAGAATAAGCTTTCGCCCTTCCACCAGCCGATGCACATCATATCCATTTCCGATTCTTACCATAATTTATGCTTTTGTCGTGAGCAACTGATGAGCTTCCTGACGCGCCCAGTCATCCGCCGCGAGGACGTCTTCAATGGAGTCCGCAGAATGCGGCTGGTGACGGTCGAGAGTGGATTCGATTAACTCCGGGATTTCCTTGTAGCCGATCTGCCGGTCGAGGAACGCCTGCACGGCAATTTCATTCGCCGCATTCAATACTGCCGGAAGTGTCTTGCCCGCATCCATCACTTCATGCGCAAGTCTTAAACAGGGGAAACGGGTGAAGTCCGGGGCCTCAAAGGTAAGGTCGCCCATTGCCGCCAGGTCCAGCGATGGTAGATCGCACTTAACGCGATCCGGATAGGTCATCGCGTAGGCGATGGGGACACGCATGTCCGGGATGCCCAGTTGCGCCATGATTGAAGTGTCAACAAATTCAATCATCGAGTGGATGATACTCTGTGCGTGCACGATGATGTCGATCTGTGTGTCCAACCCGAACAGCCATTTGGCCTCGATGAACTCGAGCCCCTTGTTCATCATGGTGGCAGAGTCAATAGTGATCTTGCTGCCCATGTCCCAGTTGGGATGCTTGAGTGCATCTTTCACCGTGACGTTTTCCATTTGCTCCAGCGTGAACGTGCGGAAAGGTCCTCCGGAAGCCGTCAGAATAATGCGGCGGATACGCTTCGGGTCTTCCCCGTTCAGCGCCTGGAAAATCGCGCTGTGTTCGCTGTCTACCGGGATGATGGGCACGCCCTGCTTTTCGGCTTCGCGCAGGATAACCTCACCCGCGACCACCAGCGTTTCTTTATTGGCAAGCGCAAGGGTTTTGCCTGCTGACACTGCCGCGTAAGACGGGACCAGTCCGGCACAGCCCACCATGCCCGAAACCACCATGTCGGCTTCGGGATGACTTGCGACTTGAACCGAGCCCTCTTGCCCGGCAACGATTTCTACCTCCTGACCATTCAGGCGGCGGCGCAATTCTTCTATTTTGGAGGTATCGAAAAGGGCGGCAACCTGGGGTCGGTATTTTTGAACCTGCTCTGCAAATAAATCTACGTTGCTACCCGCAGCCAAGCCGACCAGTTCAAACTGATCCGGGTTGCGTTCCATCACGTCAAGCGTGTTGACACCGATGGAACCCGTGGAGCCCAATATTGAAATTTTTTTCATATAAGTTATCCGGGCTAAACCAGAACCCAAAAATCTCTTTTAAAATCCCAGGTCAAGTCAGCCGAAAGCATTGTGAACATAAAAAAATGCCGGACCAGCAAACAGCAGGCTGTCGATTCTGTCGAGCACCCCTCCGTGTCCGGGAATCAGGGTGCCTGAATCTTTAACACCGGCACTACGCTTGAGAAACGATTCAAACAAGTCGCCAAACTGACCGATAATAGCGCAAATACCTGCCACGAGCAAACCATGCAGCCAACCAAGGGACGGCAAAAACGTTCCAATCGCCAATGCACCACCGGCCATCCCTCCCATAGTGTTGGCAACGGCTCCTTCAATGGTTTTTCCAGGACTGACCTTGGGGGCAAGCTTGTGGCGTCCAATGGCTTTGCCCACAAAGTAACCGGCTATATCACCCATCCAGACTACAAGGAATACAAAGAAAACGTATTTTGACCCTGTCTCAGGGCTGGGCAATTGAAGAAAAAAACCAAGCAATCCTCCGACATAGAGTGAACCGAACAGGGTATAAACTGCCCGTTCCAGTCCTGTTTGGAGGTTTTCATCAGATTTCAAACAAGCAACAAATAAAAGAACTAAAGCCAGAAGAGGCCAGACTTCGAAGATCCCCCTGAGCATAAAGGGGAATTGATCCTGGTTAGCCATGCTGGGAGACATCTGAAAGAAATGAGCCCAAACAAAAATTACGGTCAAAAAAAAGCCGGTAAATTTATAGGTGGGCACCCCCATCGCATCGACCAGGTTGGCGTATTCGGACCATCCAATCACGGCAATGACGAGCACTAACAGACAAATCAACAGAGGCGAACCGTAAATTAAAATTCCGAGGACAACTGGAATCAACACCAGCGCACTCAAAACACGCTGAATCAGATTACGCTTTTCTGGAGGAGAAGAAAGATCGGTGGCGGTCACGCTTTGACGATTTGTTCCTGAGTGAGGCCGAAGCGCCGTTCGCGTTTCTGGAAGTCAATCACGGCAGCCAGCAGGTCCTCTTCCCTAAAATCCGGCCACAAGACGTTGGTGTAATGCAACTCGGTGTAAGCGATCTGGTAGAGGAGGAAATTGCTGATGCGCAACTCTCCGCTGGTCCTGATAAGCAGATCCGGCTCGGGAAGATCGTGCGTGTTGAGGCTGCGGGACAGAAGGGGAAAGTCGATTTCATCAAGGGAAATTTCTCCATCACGCACCTTTTGTGCAATGGTACGTACCGCATCGAGAATTTCCTGGCGTCCGCCATAGGACAAGGCCAATGTCAGCACAAGTCCGGTATTGTCACGGGTTGTATTTTCTGCGTAATGGACCAGATCCTGAATGGCAGTTGGAAGTTCCTCAATATGACCGATGGTGTTGAAACGGATGTTTTCACGCATCATCCGTTCCAGTTCCTTATTGAGATACTGGTCGAGAATTTTCATCAACGCGTTCACTTCCGGTTGCGGCCGATTCCAGTTCTCTTCAGAAAAAGAGTAGAGCGTCAACGCCTCGATTTTCATCTCTGTGCACAAAGTGACGATGCGATCGACCGACTTTACTCCTTGCCGGTGACCTTCCACACGAGGCAGAAAATGCTTCTTCGCCCAGCGACCGTTTCCATCCATGATGATTGCGATATGGCGGGGGAGCCGGGACAGATCAATCTGTTCCATTTGCAGTGACGGTTTCAAGCGGGTCTCCTGAATTGAACCCTGACCGGTCTCGGAGGGCGAGAGCCGGAGGACATCCTGTTTCAATATAACAGGAGCCCTTTCAAACTTCCATCAGATCTTTTTCTTTGATCTGGGTGACCTTGTCTACATCCTGGATCAACCGGTCGGTAATTTTTTGCAATTGTTCCTGGCCTTTGTGGCTCTCGTCTTCTGACATTTCGTGTTTTTTCTCAAGCTGCTTGAACTGCTCATTTACATCACGACGCACGTTGCGGATAGCGATTTTCGATTCTTCAGCATATTTCCGGACAACCTTACCCAGGTCCTTACGGCGCTCTTCAGTAAGAGGAGGGATGGTCAAACGTATGATTTTCCCATCGTTGGCCGGATTGAGTCCAAGGTCGGATCCCTGAATGGCTTTTTCGATAGCGGGCAACAAACCCTGATCCCAGGGCTGAATGGTGATGGTCTTGGGGTCCGGTGTACCGAGGGTAGCCGCCTGGTTGAGCGGAGTCTGTTGTCCGTAGTAATCAACCTTCATGTCTTCCACAAGAGATACGGAAGCCCGGCCAGTACGAACTTTGGCGAACTCATGCTGCAGGTGGTCCAGTGAAACTTTCATTTTGCGTTCTGCTTCTTTCAGCAATTCATCCATACTAGCTAACCCCCACTGTAGTGCCGATCGATTCCCCCATGATGGCGCGTTTGATACTGTGATGATGACGAACATCAAACACCATCATGGGCAAATCATTGTCCATGCACAGCGAAACCGAGGTCGAATCCATCACATTCAATCGTTTGGTGAGAACATCCAGGTAGGTTAAAGAATCAAACTTGACCGCATCAGAATCTTCCTTGGGGTCGGCAGAATAAACGCCGTCGACTTTTGTTGCCTTGAAGATCACGTCCGCTTCGATT contains:
- the thiS gene encoding sulfur carrier protein ThiS produces the protein MQLTVNGELRDVASDNVSALLKELDISGTHVAVAVNLQVIPRSGHESTKLSEGDKVEIVHAVGGG
- a CDS encoding SH3 domain-containing protein, which produces MKIPYTTKLGLVFTLILSILGGCASVPQRVFKAPAPAVTRASKALFEDAFEAQEKGKYRKAISLWKQFLNAEPDSVQGHNNLGMVFYAEDRLSESINELETAWKLAPKNDIVLRNLSRSLQFQVALLKENREYERAIRHLQRLQEISKPEDFQKVQFMVEELEDRIYEQVQNANTVEKYRWYLKQYPTGINAEKARKKLAVLQDRQSSLIQSFEDREQVDNSGVLESIPEEDSFDSVDISEEDVSASQPVIAEEPVMEEPPATPEADRTSIEESPVMEEEAVGEVKQGTMPEPVAQVPAEVEPEKGQQAPDEEPSELTEIEPAPIKEPEARAPKKYQVVITLDNPDSSLRVRAEPNTKSPVLTGLKHGQMRSYVEENKGWFKIEYAPGKSGWVSKKFSRKLEPGTKKTEPQAQGFPAIRLAAAGS
- a CDS encoding phosphatidate cytidylyltransferase, which encodes MTATDLSSPPEKRNLIQRVLSALVLIPVVLGILIYGSPLLICLLVLVIAVIGWSEYANLVDAMGVPTYKFTGFFLTVIFVWAHFFQMSPSMANQDQFPFMLRGIFEVWPLLALVLLFVACLKSDENLQTGLERAVYTLFGSLYVGGLLGFFLQLPSPETGSKYVFFVFLVVWMGDIAGYFVGKAIGRHKLAPKVSPGKTIEGAVANTMGGMAGGALAIGTFLPSLGWLHGLLVAGICAIIGQFGDLFESFLKRSAGVKDSGTLIPGHGGVLDRIDSLLFAGPAFFYVHNAFG
- a CDS encoding isoprenyl transferase — encoded protein: MEQIDLSRLPRHIAIIMDGNGRWAKKHFLPRVEGHRQGVKSVDRIVTLCTEMKIEALTLYSFSEENWNRPQPEVNALMKILDQYLNKELERMMRENIRFNTIGHIEELPTAIQDLVHYAENTTRDNTGLVLTLALSYGGRQEILDAVRTIAQKVRDGEISLDEIDFPLLSRSLNTHDLPEPDLLIRTSGELRISNFLLYQIAYTELHYTNVLWPDFREEDLLAAVIDFQKRERRFGLTQEQIVKA
- a CDS encoding 1-deoxy-D-xylulose-5-phosphate reductoisomerase, which translates into the protein MKKISILGSTGSIGVNTLDVMERNPDQFELVGLAAGSNVDLFAEQVQKYRPQVAALFDTSKIEELRRRLNGQEVEIVAGQEGSVQVASHPEADMVVSGMVGCAGLVPSYAAVSAGKTLALANKETLVVAGEVILREAEKQGVPIIPVDSEHSAIFQALNGEDPKRIRRIILTASGGPFRTFTLEQMENVTVKDALKHPNWDMGSKITIDSATMMNKGLEFIEAKWLFGLDTQIDIIVHAQSIIHSMIEFVDTSIMAQLGIPDMRVPIAYAMTYPDRVKCDLPSLDLAAMGDLTFEAPDFTRFPCLRLAHEVMDAGKTLPAVLNAANEIAVQAFLDRQIGYKEIPELIESTLDRHQPHSADSIEDVLAADDWARQEAHQLLTTKA
- a CDS encoding NTP transferase domain-containing protein, giving the protein MNALILLAGYGSRLSREDLPHKVFLDFGGESLLNKHLKTLQNAGIEKTVLVVGYNKGAIKDAVAKMDLTMPIEFIDNDVYRTTGNTLSMVMGLRGMQGDVLVMDGDLLYPREVLGGFLDKATGSCFAVVPVDINDVECAKVLLNNDESIAAIITKRALTDQEKSGYKFSGEAIGFFTLTPHAVDTIIKAYDEQEAHYEPTLWEILFSEIADKTPLCVYPLDENGCFEIDTQEDYEEALACYNANPDRY
- a CDS encoding 2-C-methyl-D-erythritol 2,4-cyclodiphosphate synthase, giving the protein MVRIGNGYDVHRLVEGRKLILGGVEIEHTLGLDGHSDADALLHAICDALLGACGAGDLGHHFPDTSSEFKDISSLILLGRVGSTLKERGFRLGNLDATIVAQKPKLAPHITAMRQNIASTLSVPIHQVNIKATTTEKLGFAGREEGIAAYAVALIESTDTF
- a CDS encoding terpene cyclase/mutase family protein, translated to MTTNVKEDLDSLIENEWNYIQDNRAEWSLLEGKPVDLEVLEHILRCILHLDNTNEMGQEFRECLKVQNPDGGWSKVSDSDKTSIWVTAFVALKLARGNGILKDAAIAGAVDHCLESVLSWQKEDGHWFDDEWSNLDTTCSVTYFLTIWQVMNDKLGDERVNKARVRGFEYIMSQHRDSGLWKDNKFHPSGIETTAHLMQYTLIPAYFMDKIDFAEQSCLDAAEGLLGEQAENGSWDNENTDHTMDALRNLVLVSDSFKQRDKYQDAIERGIRWLIEVKNDKGWGDFPDEPSNIERTADGLDTLLKYKRYLAGKRMSDFWAFTKEN
- a CDS encoding thiazole synthase, producing MESKSKPFREIKPLKVGPKEFNSRLIVGTGKYETFEQNKQALETSGAEMITVAVRRIELDKSKDSILNFIDPEKYTLLPNTAGCYTVKEAVMTAKLAREAGLGDFIKIEVIGDEKTLFPDNEGTFEAAKILVEDGFHVMPYCGDDVVLAKKLEDIGCCAVMPLAAPIGSGLGIRNPYNIRLILEAVNVPVIVDAGVGTASDAAKAMELGVDGLLMNTAIACADDPLKMAEAMRLGVEAGRLAYEAGRIPKKLYASASSPIDGLIDI
- the frr gene encoding ribosome recycling factor, translating into MDELLKEAERKMKVSLDHLQHEFAKVRTGRASVSLVEDMKVDYYGQQTPLNQAATLGTPDPKTITIQPWDQGLLPAIEKAIQGSDLGLNPANDGKIIRLTIPPLTEERRKDLGKVVRKYAEESKIAIRNVRRDVNEQFKQLEKKHEMSEDESHKGQEQLQKITDRLIQDVDKVTQIKEKDLMEV